From Solwaraspora sp. WMMD1047, the proteins below share one genomic window:
- a CDS encoding beta-galactosidase, whose product MGKLVPGIRGMAYGGDYNPEQWPEQVWAEDVALMREAGVNLVSVAVFGWAWLEPAPGRYEFDKLDRIMDGLHAGGIAVDLATATASPPIWFSRAHPETLPVDAAGRRLTYGSRQAICPSSPVYRRAARDLTEQLARRYAGHPALAMWHVHNEYACHNAHCYCEVSAAAFRDWLRARYGDLAGLNDAWGTAFWSQTYTDWEQVQPPLPTPTSANPGQLLDFRRFSSDEHLACFSAERDVLHELSPGVPVTTNLMTGSCFNLDYWAWAPELTGPDRLVSNDHYLLGEHPLPGPAQIAFAADLSRSLAGGPWLLMEHSTSAVNWQPRNLRKPAGQLVRDSLAHVARGSEGALFFQWRASRAGSEKWHSAMVPHAGTDSKIWREVVQLGRHLRALAPVEGARTEARVALLLDYPSAWAQEAPNQPSTEMVAFEEIRRWHTALWRAGITADLAHPGADLTGYRLVLAPALYAVDDTAVANLDGYLRAGGTLVVGAYSGLVDGCDRVRPAPLPGAFAALLGIRVEEFAPLPAGGAVRLDDGGTGANWTEELTAPDAEVVAHYADGPTAGGPAITRRAATPADRPPAGSEAAESEAGGTIGTAGGAAWYVSTRLVDADLGRLLGGIAEAAGVGPDHPVPPGVEAIRRRQPDGRSYLFLLNHGDDPAEVAAAGVDLLTGTEHFGPVRLAGGGVAVLAEPPARTAA is encoded by the coding sequence GTGGGCAAGCTGGTGCCGGGGATCCGCGGGATGGCCTACGGGGGCGACTACAACCCCGAGCAGTGGCCCGAGCAGGTCTGGGCCGAGGACGTGGCCCTGATGCGCGAGGCCGGGGTCAACCTGGTCAGCGTCGCCGTCTTCGGCTGGGCCTGGCTGGAACCCGCCCCGGGCCGGTACGAGTTCGACAAGCTGGACCGGATCATGGACGGGCTGCACGCCGGCGGGATCGCCGTCGACCTCGCCACCGCCACCGCCTCGCCGCCGATCTGGTTCTCCCGGGCGCACCCGGAGACGCTGCCGGTGGACGCCGCCGGGCGCCGGCTCACCTACGGCAGCCGGCAGGCGATCTGCCCCAGCTCACCGGTCTACCGGCGGGCCGCCCGCGACCTGACCGAACAGCTCGCCCGCCGCTACGCCGGGCACCCGGCGCTGGCCATGTGGCACGTGCACAACGAGTACGCCTGCCACAACGCGCACTGCTACTGCGAGGTGTCGGCCGCCGCGTTCCGGGACTGGCTGCGCGCCCGCTACGGCGACCTGGCCGGCCTCAACGATGCCTGGGGCACCGCGTTCTGGTCCCAGACCTACACCGACTGGGAGCAGGTGCAGCCGCCGCTGCCCACCCCGACGTCGGCCAACCCCGGGCAGCTGCTGGACTTCCGGCGGTTCAGCTCCGACGAGCACCTGGCCTGCTTCAGCGCCGAGCGGGACGTGCTGCACGAGCTGTCGCCCGGCGTACCGGTGACCACCAACCTGATGACCGGTAGCTGCTTCAACCTGGACTACTGGGCCTGGGCGCCGGAGTTGACCGGCCCGGACCGGCTGGTCTCCAACGACCACTACCTGCTCGGCGAGCACCCGTTGCCCGGGCCGGCGCAGATCGCCTTCGCCGCCGACCTGAGCCGCTCCCTGGCCGGCGGCCCGTGGCTGCTGATGGAGCACTCCACGAGCGCCGTCAACTGGCAGCCGCGTAACCTGCGCAAGCCCGCCGGCCAACTGGTCCGGGACAGCCTGGCGCACGTCGCCCGCGGCTCCGAGGGGGCGCTGTTCTTCCAGTGGCGGGCCAGCCGGGCCGGCTCGGAGAAGTGGCACTCGGCGATGGTTCCGCACGCCGGGACCGACTCGAAGATCTGGCGCGAGGTGGTCCAGCTCGGCCGGCACCTGCGGGCGCTGGCGCCGGTCGAGGGCGCCCGGACCGAGGCCCGGGTCGCGCTGCTGCTGGACTATCCGAGCGCCTGGGCGCAGGAGGCGCCGAACCAGCCGAGCACCGAGATGGTCGCCTTCGAGGAGATCCGGCGCTGGCACACCGCGCTCTGGCGGGCCGGGATCACCGCCGACCTGGCCCACCCCGGCGCCGACCTGACCGGCTACCGGCTGGTGCTGGCCCCGGCACTGTACGCGGTGGACGACACCGCGGTGGCCAACCTGGACGGATACCTGCGCGCCGGCGGCACGCTCGTGGTCGGGGCGTACAGCGGGCTGGTCGACGGCTGCGACCGGGTCCGACCGGCGCCGCTGCCCGGCGCGTTCGCCGCCCTGCTCGGCATCCGGGTCGAGGAGTTCGCGCCGCTGCCGGCCGGCGGCGCGGTCCGGCTCGACGACGGGGGTACGGGCGCCAACTGGACCGAGGAGCTGACCGCCCCGGACGCCGAGGTGGTGGCGCACTACGCCGACGGCCCGACCGCCGGCGGCCCGGCGATCACCCGCCGGGCGGCGACGCCTGCGGACCGGCCCCCCGCCGGAAGCGAAGCCGCCGAAAGCGAAGCCGGCGGAACCATCGGGACCGCTGGCGGGGCCGCCTGGTACGTCAGTACCCGGCTGGTCGACGCGGACCTGGGCCGGTTGCTCGGCGGGATCGCCGAGGCGGCCGGTGTCGGGCCGGATCACCCGGTGCCGCCCGGTGTAGAGGCGATCCGGCGCCGGCAGCCGGACGGCCGGTCGTACCTGTTCCTGCTCAACCACGGCGACGATCCGGCGGAGGTCGCGGCGGCCGGCGTCGACCTGCTGACCGGCACCGAGCACTTCGGGCCGGTGCGGTTGGCCGGCGGCGGGGTCGCGGTGCTCGCCGAGCCGCCGGCCCGGACAGCCGCGTGA
- the cysC gene encoding adenylyl-sulfate kinase, which yields MSNGWVLPDEVLRDAPAYTPRPYELADLELLLTGAYAPLTGFHTRADLAALARRGQLADGTPWPVPVTLQVPVAIAERLDLANPLHRALVLTDPEDAPVALLDVSDVWPTRDGLAGVGGSVRRLGDGGHGPFQRLRRTPEEVRGLLPPGRVLGVVADRPLHRPQLAQIAHAARTLAAHLLILIPISELGADGLPPEVLVRSIFGARDRMPPATLVAVPMVRRGDEIRDALLRARVAASYGVTHLLSTGEMLTGGGLRVLVPRELAYDNRDGQWRWRDDIPPRNRRLALSQAEIEDLLDRGFPLPEWHTPPAVAKELSRARPPRRHRGLVVFFTGLSGSGKSTIARGLADSLRESGDRTVTLLDGDVVRRELSAGLGFSKADRDLNVRRIGWVAAEVARHRGMALCCPIAPYAQARATARQMALAAGAGFLLVHVATPLEVCEQRDRKGLYARARAGQITGMTGIDDPYEEPTDADLVLDTSRITVAEGVDAVLAHLTETGWVEPKLATGLTGLVASP from the coding sequence ATGAGCAACGGGTGGGTGCTGCCCGACGAGGTGCTGCGGGACGCTCCGGCGTACACCCCGCGCCCGTACGAGCTGGCTGATCTCGAACTGCTCCTGACCGGCGCGTATGCCCCGCTCACGGGCTTCCACACCCGGGCGGATCTGGCCGCCCTGGCGCGCCGCGGCCAGCTCGCCGACGGTACCCCCTGGCCGGTGCCGGTGACCCTGCAGGTGCCGGTCGCGATCGCCGAGCGGCTGGACCTCGCCAACCCGCTGCACCGGGCGCTGGTGCTGACCGACCCCGAGGACGCCCCGGTCGCCCTGCTCGACGTCAGCGACGTGTGGCCGACCCGGGACGGGCTGGCCGGGGTCGGCGGCAGCGTCCGCCGGCTCGGCGACGGCGGGCACGGCCCGTTCCAGCGGCTGCGGCGTACCCCGGAGGAGGTCCGGGGGTTGCTCCCGCCGGGCCGGGTGCTCGGCGTGGTGGCCGACCGGCCGCTGCACCGCCCGCAGCTCGCCCAGATCGCGCACGCCGCCCGGACCCTCGCCGCCCACCTGCTGATCCTGATCCCGATCAGCGAGCTCGGCGCCGACGGGCTGCCGCCGGAGGTGCTGGTCCGCAGCATCTTCGGGGCTCGCGACCGGATGCCGCCGGCCACCCTGGTGGCGGTGCCGATGGTGCGGCGCGGCGACGAGATCCGCGACGCCCTGCTGCGGGCCCGGGTGGCGGCGTCGTACGGGGTGACCCATCTGCTCTCCACCGGGGAGATGCTCACCGGCGGCGGGCTGCGGGTGCTGGTGCCGCGCGAGCTGGCGTACGACAACCGGGACGGTCAGTGGCGCTGGCGCGACGACATTCCACCCCGCAACCGTCGGCTGGCGCTCAGCCAGGCCGAGATCGAGGACCTGCTCGACCGGGGTTTCCCACTGCCCGAGTGGCACACCCCGCCGGCGGTGGCGAAGGAGCTGAGCCGGGCCCGGCCGCCGCGCCGGCACCGTGGTCTGGTGGTCTTCTTCACCGGCCTGTCCGGGTCGGGCAAGTCGACGATCGCCCGCGGGCTGGCCGACTCGTTGCGGGAGAGCGGCGACCGGACGGTCACCCTGCTCGACGGCGACGTGGTCCGCCGGGAACTCTCCGCCGGGCTCGGCTTCAGCAAGGCCGACCGGGATCTGAACGTCCGCCGGATCGGCTGGGTGGCGGCCGAGGTGGCCCGGCACCGGGGCATGGCGCTGTGCTGCCCGATCGCCCCGTACGCCCAGGCCCGGGCGACGGCCCGGCAGATGGCGTTGGCGGCCGGGGCGGGATTCCTGCTGGTGCACGTGGCGACCCCGCTTGAGGTCTGCGAGCAGCGGGACCGCAAGGGTCTCTACGCGCGCGCCCGGGCCGGTCAGATCACCGGGATGACCGGCATCGACGACCCGTACGAGGAGCCGACCGACGCCGACCTGGTCCTGGACACCAGCCGGATCACGGTGGCCGAGGGGGTCGACGCGGTGCTGGCGCACCTGACCGAGACCGGCTGGGTGGAGCCGAAGCTCGCCACCGGCCTGACCGGCCTGGTCGCCAGCCCCTGA
- a CDS encoding DeoR/GlpR family DNA-binding transcription regulator translates to MLAPQRQAAILDRVRVTGGVRVTDLAAEFGVSDMTIRRDLESLAERGLLAKVHGGATVAGAGSTDEPGFEAKSVRQRAEKAAIGARAARLVAPGMAVGLSAGTTTVALARRLLGVAGLTVVTNSVPVADLFHRGGRTDQTVVLTGGVRTPSDALVGPVAVNAIRSLNLDLVFLGVHGMSERAGFTTPNLMEAETNRALVAAAERLVVLADHSKWEIVGISSMAALAQAHTVVCDPGLPEHARAVLREHVADLLIAEAGSAADPAPTAGGVSA, encoded by the coding sequence ATGCTGGCCCCGCAGCGGCAGGCGGCGATCCTGGACCGGGTCCGGGTGACCGGCGGGGTCCGGGTCACCGACCTGGCCGCCGAGTTCGGCGTCTCGGACATGACCATCCGGCGGGACCTGGAGTCGCTGGCCGAGCGCGGCCTGCTCGCCAAGGTGCACGGCGGCGCGACGGTGGCCGGGGCGGGATCGACCGACGAGCCCGGCTTCGAGGCGAAGTCCGTCCGGCAGCGGGCGGAGAAGGCCGCCATCGGCGCCCGCGCCGCCCGGCTGGTCGCCCCGGGGATGGCGGTCGGGCTGTCGGCCGGCACCACCACCGTGGCGCTGGCCCGCCGGCTGCTCGGCGTCGCCGGGCTGACCGTGGTGACCAACTCGGTCCCGGTCGCCGACCTGTTCCACCGGGGCGGTCGCACCGACCAGACCGTCGTGCTCACCGGCGGCGTGCGTACCCCGTCGGACGCGCTGGTCGGGCCGGTGGCGGTGAACGCCATCCGGTCGCTCAACCTGGACCTGGTCTTCCTCGGCGTACACGGGATGAGCGAGCGGGCCGGCTTCACCACCCCGAACCTGATGGAGGCGGAGACCAACCGGGCGCTGGTCGCCGCCGCCGAACGGCTGGTGGTGCTGGCCGACCACAGCAAGTGGGAGATCGTCGGCATCTCGTCGATGGCCGCGCTGGCGCAGGCACACACCGTGGTCTGTGACCCGGGGCTGCCGGAGCACGCCCGTGCGGTGCTGCGCGAACACGTCGCCGACCTGCTGATCGCCGAGGCCGGATCGGCCGCCGACCCGGCACCGACGGCGGGCGGGGTGTCGGCATGA
- a CDS encoding ABC transporter permease subunit, producing the protein MPRSDTAAPPTGVIHDIGYQRYEGTRLGRRHIVGALYLHGLRTAFGLGRSAKAKIFPWLIVGTVGAVAAVLVAIRTQTGEVVLSYPEFPEVLTLLIIFFCAIVAPELASRDLHSGVLPLYFARPLRRSDYALAKLAALLTATFLMLAGPLTVMFAGAAFSLPDVSAVWTEFGDFLPGVAHAAIHAVVFGSIALLIASVVKRRAVAAAAIVGAFLVTTPVVGVLAVMPSRTANELSGLASPATLVGGIGDWLFGSDGEFGVGDFGPLYGLVAVGFVAACVLLLLARYRKVAAA; encoded by the coding sequence GTGCCCAGGTCTGACACCGCCGCACCCCCGACCGGGGTCATCCACGACATCGGCTACCAGCGCTACGAGGGCACCCGCCTCGGCCGCCGGCACATCGTCGGCGCGCTCTACCTGCACGGTCTGCGGACCGCCTTCGGGCTCGGCCGCAGCGCCAAGGCGAAGATCTTCCCCTGGCTGATCGTCGGCACCGTCGGCGCGGTCGCCGCGGTGCTGGTCGCGATCCGCACCCAGACCGGCGAGGTGGTGCTGAGCTACCCGGAGTTCCCCGAGGTGCTCACCCTGCTGATCATCTTCTTCTGCGCCATCGTCGCGCCGGAGCTGGCCTCCCGGGACCTGCACAGCGGGGTGCTACCGCTGTATTTCGCCCGGCCACTACGCCGTAGCGACTACGCGCTGGCGAAGCTGGCCGCGCTGCTCACCGCGACGTTCCTGATGCTGGCCGGCCCACTGACGGTGATGTTCGCCGGTGCCGCGTTCTCGTTGCCGGACGTCTCGGCCGTCTGGACCGAGTTCGGCGACTTCCTGCCCGGCGTGGCGCACGCCGCCATCCACGCGGTCGTCTTCGGCTCGATCGCCCTGCTGATCGCCTCGGTGGTCAAGCGTCGGGCGGTGGCCGCCGCGGCGATCGTCGGCGCCTTCCTGGTCACCACCCCGGTGGTCGGGGTGCTCGCCGTCATGCCGTCCCGGACCGCCAACGAGCTGTCCGGCCTGGCCAGCCCCGCCACCCTGGTCGGCGGCATCGGCGACTGGCTCTTCGGGTCGGACGGCGAGTTCGGCGTCGGCGACTTCGGTCCGCTCTACGGCCTGGTCGCGGTCGGATTCGTCGCCGCCTGCGTCCTGCTGCTGCTCGCCCGCTACCGGAAGGTCGCCGCCGCATGA
- a CDS encoding ABC transporter ATP-binding protein: MTLIATQSLTKTYGNRVTALADLTVAVEPGIVGLVGANGAGKSTFIKILLGLLPPTTGEARVLGLDPTTDGQTVRARVGYMPEHDCLPPDLSAAEFVTHMGRMSGLPRSTARERASEALRHVGLYEERYRQVGGYSTGMKQRVKLAQALVHDPDLLLLDEPTNGLDPAGRDAMLSLIHRIGTEFGISVLVCSHLLGEVERICDALIAIDGGRLLRSAQVSDMTTATDVLTVEVSEGTDELAARLTGLRLPVSREGRLLLVPLADDATYDLILTTVAELDLPLHRLDQRRHRVSELFATRETTSAQV, translated from the coding sequence GTGACACTGATAGCGACCCAGTCGCTCACCAAGACGTACGGCAACCGGGTGACCGCCCTGGCCGATCTCACGGTGGCGGTCGAACCGGGGATCGTCGGGCTGGTCGGCGCGAACGGCGCCGGCAAGTCGACCTTCATCAAGATCCTGTTGGGGCTGCTGCCGCCGACCACCGGCGAGGCCCGGGTGCTCGGTCTCGACCCGACCACGGACGGTCAGACCGTCCGGGCCCGGGTCGGCTACATGCCCGAGCACGACTGCCTGCCGCCCGACCTGAGCGCGGCCGAGTTCGTCACCCACATGGGTCGGATGAGCGGCCTGCCCCGCAGCACCGCCCGGGAACGGGCCTCCGAGGCGCTGCGGCACGTCGGCCTCTACGAGGAGCGCTACCGGCAGGTGGGCGGCTACTCGACCGGCATGAAGCAGCGGGTCAAGCTCGCCCAGGCGCTGGTGCACGACCCCGACCTGCTGCTGCTCGACGAGCCCACCAACGGCCTGGACCCGGCCGGCCGGGACGCCATGCTCAGCCTGATCCACCGGATCGGCACCGAGTTCGGCATCTCCGTGCTGGTCTGCTCTCACCTGCTCGGCGAGGTCGAGCGGATCTGCGACGCGCTGATCGCGATCGACGGCGGCCGGCTGCTGCGGTCGGCGCAGGTCTCGGACATGACCACCGCCACCGACGTGCTCACCGTCGAGGTGAGCGAGGGCACCGACGAGCTGGCGGCGCGGCTGACCGGCCTGCGGCTGCCGGTGAGCCGGGAGGGCCGGCTGCTGCTCGTACCGCTTGCCGACGACGCCACCTACGACCTGATCCTGACCACGGTCGCCGAGCTGGACCTGCCGTTGCACCGGCTCGACCAGCGCCGGCACCGGGTGTCCGAGCTGTTCGCCACGAGGGAGACCACAAGTGCCCAGGTCTGA
- the galT gene encoding galactose-1-phosphate uridylyltransferase — MRRTSIELADGRELIYFDERDDAVREGPDRRDLPEPPPASQLRYDPLVDEWVAVAAHRQTRIFLPPSDKCPLCPSTPTRSTEIPAYDYDVAVFENRFPSLSDRAGEPPGQVTPFTASRPGAGRCEVVCFTADHDASFATLPPARVRTVLDALADRTDALAALPGVEQVFCFENRGVEIGVTLHHPHGQIYAYPFVPPRTRAMLAAAGRYADRTGGRNLYADVLAAERSAGVRVVADNEHWTAYVPAAARWPFEVHLAPHRPVPDIPALGDAERAAFGPLYLDVLGRFDRLFDLPMPYIAAWHQAPVHTGRELSHLHLQVFSIRRAADKLKFLAGSESAMGVFINDIAPERAAELLRQAG, encoded by the coding sequence ATGAGACGGACCTCGATCGAGCTGGCCGACGGCCGGGAGCTGATCTACTTCGACGAGCGGGACGACGCCGTCCGCGAGGGGCCGGACCGGCGCGACCTTCCGGAGCCGCCGCCCGCCTCCCAACTGCGCTACGACCCACTCGTCGACGAGTGGGTGGCGGTCGCCGCGCACCGGCAGACCCGGATCTTCCTGCCCCCCAGCGACAAGTGCCCGCTCTGCCCCTCCACCCCGACCCGGTCGACCGAGATCCCGGCGTACGACTACGACGTCGCGGTCTTCGAGAACCGGTTCCCGTCGCTGAGCGACCGGGCCGGCGAACCGCCGGGCCAGGTCACCCCGTTCACCGCCAGCCGGCCCGGCGCCGGCCGCTGCGAGGTGGTCTGCTTCACCGCCGACCACGACGCCTCCTTCGCCACCCTGCCGCCGGCCCGGGTCCGCACCGTCCTGGACGCCCTCGCCGACCGGACCGACGCGCTGGCCGCACTGCCCGGGGTGGAGCAGGTCTTCTGCTTCGAGAACCGCGGCGTGGAGATCGGGGTGACCCTGCACCACCCGCACGGTCAGATCTACGCGTACCCGTTCGTGCCGCCGCGGACCCGGGCGATGCTCGCCGCCGCCGGCCGGTACGCCGACCGGACCGGCGGCCGCAATCTCTACGCCGACGTGCTGGCCGCCGAGCGGTCCGCGGGCGTCCGGGTGGTGGCCGACAACGAACACTGGACGGCGTACGTGCCGGCCGCCGCCCGCTGGCCGTTCGAGGTGCACCTGGCGCCGCACCGGCCGGTGCCGGACATCCCGGCGCTCGGCGACGCCGAACGGGCCGCGTTCGGGCCGCTCTACCTGGACGTGCTGGGCCGCTTCGACCGGCTGTTCGACCTGCCGATGCCGTACATCGCCGCCTGGCACCAGGCGCCGGTGCACACCGGCCGCGAGCTGAGCCACCTGCACCTGCAGGTGTTCAGCATCCGCCGGGCGGCGGACAAGCTGAAGTTCCTCGCCGGCTCGGAGTCGGCGATGGGGGTCTTCATCAACGACATCGCGCCGGAACGCGCCGCCGAACTGCTCCGGCAGGCCGGCTGA